The genomic window TGCCCGCAGCAGCGACAGTGGAGGTCGGTGCAGGACCAGCCGTCGACCCTCACTTCTCAGAGCGCCGGCCGTGTGCACCAGTTGGGCGAGTGCCTCGACGTCGAGGAAGTCGGTCCCGCTCAGGTCGAGGTGCACAACGGCAGCGGGAAGGCGGACCAGTGCGCCCAGAGCCGCCGTCAGGTACGCGCGCGAGTCCGGATCCGCATGACCGACCAGTTGTGCCCCCGCCCCCTCGCGCAGAGGGCGCACGTGGAGCGGAGGTGACACGGGCGGCGACGGAATCGGCTTCAGGACGCGGGAATCCTCGCCGAGGTGGCCGGGGACCACGTGCGTGCGGTGGGCGGCGATCGGCAGGGCCGCCGTACCGGCGATGTCCACGCGGCGATCGAACAGGCACAGCCCCGTCAGCGGAAGTTCCGCGAACACCTCTGATTCCAGGCGCAGTTCGTACTCCAGCAGTCGCTCCGCCCCCGGCACGCTCCTGGTGCACCAGTCCATCTCACCGCCGATCCGCAGGCCCGGGTAGCCCGCCGCCAGAGCGTCTTCGCAGGCCCGCCGCATCCCGGCGATCACCGTGTCCGGGTCGAAGGGCAGCTGTTGGAGGTAGGACTGCGAGGCACCCTGAACCGCCAGTTGGCCGCTCGCGAGCGCCGCGTCCACGTCCAGGCCCGCCGTCCCGAGCGCGTCCACCACGGCACGGGCCTGCGTACCGTCGGTGAAGTAGAGCACCCGCTCCCCCTTGGCCAGCCCCGCGCCGACGAAGGCGGTCACGGTCTCCGACCACTGTTGATCATCGCTGTAGACGCAGCATGCGTGGTCGCCTCGGGGCGGGTTGGTCAGTCCGGGGTGGGCTGGGGACACCTGCGGCTCCACGGTGGCGAGGGCCGTCGGCCGGCCGGTCCGGCCAGGTCCTGACAAACCTGCAAGAGCCAGGCTGGTCGCCGGCGCGCGGCGGTGTACGCGCGAGGCAGGTGCGAGCGCCGTCGGCGCCTTGCTGACCGACCGAGGTGCGGGCGCGCTCGGAGCCGTCCGCTGTGGCCGTTCGGCCTGCCGGGGTGCGGGCAGCGTGGCAGCGGGCACGCTGACGGCGAGCAGGGCGCGGTCGTCGGGGAACTCGGCGCCAGGCTGGTGATTCAGGAACAGGTCGCACAGGTGTGCGGCGCTGAGGCCGACGGTGGCTTCGGCGAGAGCGGTCAGGCGGTCGAGACCGACGTCCAGGCTCTCCCCGCGCCGTTCGATCAGCCCGTCGGTGTAGAGCAGGACGGTGTCGCCGCACTCCATGGCGACCTCTGCTTCGCAGTAGCGCGCTTCCGGTACCGGACCCACCGGGGGCGCCAGGGCCTGGTCGAGGTAGCGACTCTTGCCGTCGACGGTGATCAGGAGGGGCGGTGGGTGGCCGGCCCTGGCGTAACGAA from Kitasatospora sp. NBC_01250 includes these protein-coding regions:
- a CDS encoding SpoIIE family protein phosphatase, translating into MSLGLFQAIAKLLPNPVLLCTADGQILAANPAATRFVIHLRAGADLFGLAAEDSDLLRLHMNHWLRSGDPLPGSLTVKDPGGQLVRFRCHGARAIWWDGPQPAVQLHMTRLDHTDQFVALSQQVIALNREVAYRRAAEAERERLLAAEKSGRARLQHLYQLTAALASAATLAQVAQAVHQTAPGALNATGVDLQLHSRRLIPSLEPDDTLFALAGNTWTDLDRRSPRTPDRANSVGVAGDHGATTAHALLQADGVELGGLLVHHRPDDGPAPEHLTAVAQQIAQAVRRAGLYEHEHRVAERLQLSLLPRLPPVTGLDLAGCYAAGTNQVKVGGDWYDVHLLDEEHIGLTIGDVAGHGLAEAAAMAQISAALRSIAMRCGHRPADVLHELNDFVGRYHPDLMATACYLVLNRRTHTLRYARAGHPPPLLITVDGKSRYLDQALAPPVGPVPEARYCEAEVAMECGDTVLLYTDGLIERRGESLDVGLDRLTALAEATVGLSAAHLCDLFLNHQPGAEFPDDRALLAVSVPAATLPAPRQAERPQRTAPSAPAPRSVSKAPTALAPASRVHRRAPATSLALAGLSGPGRTGRPTALATVEPQVSPAHPGLTNPPRGDHACCVYSDDQQWSETVTAFVGAGLAKGERVLYFTDGTQARAVVDALGTAGLDVDAALASGQLAVQGASQSYLQQLPFDPDTVIAGMRRACEDALAAGYPGLRIGGEMDWCTRSVPGAERLLEYELRLESEVFAELPLTGLCLFDRRVDIAGTAALPIAAHRTHVVPGHLGEDSRVLKPIPSPPVSPPLHVRPLREGAGAQLVGHADPDSRAYLTAALGALVRLPAAVVHLDLSGTDFLDVEALAQLVHTAGALRSEGRRLVLHRPPLSLLRAAQMFPDECSVLEMAA